A window of Candidatus Latescibacterota bacterium genomic DNA:
CAGGTTTTGAAATGACGGGAAGATATACACTCTCTACTGAGATCGAACTCTGTTGCTCACACTCTCTGAACGAATATGATGGGGATTGTTCGAGGGTGCATGGCCACAATTGGCTCGTCAGGGTGTATTACGAGTTCGAAAAGGTAGATGAGAGGGGATTGACCGTCGACTATCTCCAACTCAGGGCCGATATGGAGAGGGTGCTTCTTCCACGGTTCGATCACAGGCATTTAAACGAAGTGCCCCCTTTCGACAGGATCAATCCGACCTCGGAAAATATTGCCGCAGAGATCTTCCGGCTGCTCCGTGAAGGAGCGGTTTACGAAGGTGGTCGTCTGGCCGAAATCGAACTCTGGGAGACCAGGACGGATATGGTGCGGTACCGTGAGGACTGAAAATGATTCTAATGCCGTCGTTCTTCTTTCCGGCGGCCTTGATTCAACCGTCTCGATGGCAATCGTGGCCGAACAGGGCATCTCCGGTTCAGCCGTCTTTATAGATTATTCACAGATATCCTCAACAAAAGAAGAGGCAGCATCCAGAGCTGTCGCTTCCCGTTATGGAATGGAACTCGATATAGTCCGGCTACCATGGCTTGGAGAGATGTCGTCGTCCGGATTGGTCTCCAGTGTTGCCGGGGGGGAGATCCCTGATTTTCCTCTTTCCGGTGACGCGGGTGATGAGGCGGCCGCTTCTAAAGCTGTGTGGGTGGAGAACAGGAACGGACTATTTATAAATGTTGCCGCCGTTTTTGCTGCCTCGCGAGGTGCTGACACCATTGTCACCGGTTTCAACAGGGAAGAGGCGGAGACGTATCCGGACAACAGTCCGGATTTTATTGAGGTATCAGACCGTTTTCTGGCAATCAGTGTCGGGACTCCCGTTCGGGTGGAGGCGCCTACGATCTCGATGGACAAGATCCAGATCGTCAGGGAGGGTCTTCGCCTGGATATTCCATGGGAGTCTGTCTGGAGCTGTTACAGGGATGGCGAGCTCATGTGCGGAAGATGTGAATCCTGCTTCCGGCTTAAAAGGGCCGTCGCGGGAACATCGGCAGCGGAGCGGTTGCGTTGGGCCAACGGCTGAGTGTCCGTGGGATAATTGACCGGAGGGTAGAGATATGTCGAGTGGATATACGCTTGTAGAGACTTCCTGGACAGGCCGGGCAATGGACTATGACGGCAGCCAGCTGAGAAGCCATTTCATAAGGGAAGAGACGGGACTCGACTGTGACGCGGTAATCGCCTTCGCCGGCGCTTGCGATGTGCAGGGCAGCAGCCTCGTGGATCTGGAGGATGCCGAGACGGGTAGCACGATCATCTCTTCGTCGATGCTTCATTTTATTGGCGAACATTTCCAGTGTCCACTGCGCGAGGCGAATTTCAGGCTGAGACTTTTCATTTCCATTATCATGGAGACCGTGTCGAGGCTGGCACCAGGAGTAGAAGGCTCAAGTGCAAAAGGAATCGATCCAGCGGGAACAGACATCGAGAGAAAGGGAGACGATCTCTACATCGCCGGCCGGAAATTGACGGTTGCCATCACGACGTCGAGCGCGACTTCATCTGTGTTTCACTGTGGAGTCAACATCGACCCTGCCGGGGCTCCGGTGCCGGCCATCGGGCTTGAGGAGCTTGGGATCGATCATGTTGAACTGGCTGAAGCGGTGCTTGAGCGCTATCGCGAGGAATGTTCCTCCGTTGAGATAGCGATCCGCAAGGTAAGGGGTGTATGAAAGACCGATTTGTCGAGGCCGGACTTCCAGCCGTGTATCTGTCGGAGATATTCTGTTCAGTTCAGGGCGAGGGGATATATGTCGGTGTCACGCAGATCTTCCTGAGGCTTGCCGGCTGTTCTTTCTGCTGCGGCTATTGCGATACGAGGGATGCGGCCGTGACGCCGAAAGAATACATGGTGGCGGGTATGGTCGGCACGGATGAGTTTGATGGCACAGTCGGCAAGGGCGACGGACAGACGACTTTCCCGAACCCGGTAAC
This region includes:
- a CDS encoding 6-carboxytetrahydropterin synthase; the encoded protein is MTGRYTLSTEIELCCSHSLNEYDGDCSRVHGHNWLVRVYYEFEKVDERGLTVDYLQLRADMERVLLPRFDHRHLNEVPPFDRINPTSENIAAEIFRLLREGAVYEGGRLAEIELWETRTDMVRYRED
- a CDS encoding DUF366 family protein, with the translated sequence MSSGYTLVETSWTGRAMDYDGSQLRSHFIREETGLDCDAVIAFAGACDVQGSSLVDLEDAETGSTIISSSMLHFIGEHFQCPLREANFRLRLFISIIMETVSRLAPGVEGSSAKGIDPAGTDIERKGDDLYIAGRKLTVAITTSSATSSVFHCGVNIDPAGAPVPAIGLEELGIDHVELAEAVLERYREECSSVEIAIRKVRGV
- a CDS encoding 7-cyano-7-deazaguanine synthase, which gives rise to MRTENDSNAVVLLSGGLDSTVSMAIVAEQGISGSAVFIDYSQISSTKEEAASRAVASRYGMELDIVRLPWLGEMSSSGLVSSVAGGEIPDFPLSGDAGDEAAASKAVWVENRNGLFINVAAVFAASRGADTIVTGFNREEAETYPDNSPDFIEVSDRFLAISVGTPVRVEAPTISMDKIQIVREGLRLDIPWESVWSCYRDGELMCGRCESCFRLKRAVAGTSAAERLRWANG